A DNA window from Ornithodoros turicata isolate Travis chromosome 10, ASM3712646v1, whole genome shotgun sequence contains the following coding sequences:
- the LOC135371242 gene encoding Na(+)/citrate cotransporter-like isoform X2, with translation MGQNCAIFVKSNKNNSTEHLPSSSLLVQSFFFRTTRVPVPQVFQRSIMAEHLSTFFWANWRRLMAFFVPIILLPMFVVYDSKESRCAYGFVLISIFWIFQLVHTAVTSLLPVFIFPMLGILTTADISEPYMKDAIMMYLANMILTSAVEHCNLHYRTALTILLGVGASTKRMMLGLMLASMFLSMWVRNNVVTLMFLPIVDCVVSEISKKAVGAPAQRRSVTLDHAFKSGMDETGEDREESQKAMGPPCVHEENVQPPFNPDQNVQPPFNPDQNVQPPFMPQENVHPPFMPPDIASYEEKKQFQRILLLAVAYAASIGGTGSLVGTSPNLLLWGVLEDLYPHVTQLTFATWMYYNVPPMLLCVTFAWLYLYHCHVPKRYHGEKADHNAILRSIRIYYHNQDGMTFHEAAVFIIWSLTILVWFLRDPYFFSGWTSLFTLKEKVHGATPAFFSVALLFLIPARPMHEASGPSLTEWYVVQRKTAWDVLLLMGGSYALIRASEMSGLCSAVGSFFAFLDFVPRVLLVVRALRIHPLHLMLPVTVSVSYAFVSPLSTLSNTIVCDHGSIEASFMARTGIVVNIFCIAVQSICVHTVGVLIFHINDLPPSIEGTNSTAITSPKYSRAGEGKTKWFFPAYGL, from the exons atGGGACAGAACTGCGCCATTTTTGTGAAGTCGAACAAGAACAACAGCACTGAGCACTTGCCATCGTCATCATTGCTCGTGCAATCGTTCTTCTTCCGCACTACCCGGGTGCCGGTGCCACAGGTCTTCCAGAGAAGCATTATGGCAGAACATCTGTCCACGTTCTTCTGGGCAAACTGGCGGAGGCTAATGGCGTTCTTCGTGCCCATCATCTTGCTGCCTATGTTCGTCGTCTACGACTCCAAG GAAAGCCGGTGTGCGTACGGCTTCGTCCTCATCTCCATCTTCTGGATTTTCCAGCTGGTCCACACTGCTGTCACATCCCTTCTTCCAGTTTTCATATTTCCGATGCTTGGAATTCTCACGACGGCCGACATTTCTGAACCATACATGAAG GATGCCATAATGATGTACCTAGCAAATATGATCCTGACCAGTGCTGTGGAACATTGCAACCTCCACTACAGGACAGCGCTTACCATCCTCCTTGGTGTTGGAGCCAGCACAAAGAG GATGATGCTCGGCCTAATGCTCGCCTCCATGTTCTTGTCAATGTGGGTACGAAATAACGTCGTAACACTTATGTTCCTGCCAATTGTTGACTGCGTAGTGTCGGAGATTTCCAAGAAAGCAGTTGGAGCACCTG CTCAACGAAGAAGTGTAACCCTCGACCACGCATTCAAATCTGGCATGGATGAAACGGG GGAGGACAGGGAGGAGAGCCAGAAAGCAATGGGGCCACCGTGTGTGCATGAAGAAAACGTGCAGCCACCGTTTAATCCTGACCAAAACGTACAGCCACCGTTTAATCCTGACCAAAACGTACAGCCACCGTTTATGCCCCAAGAAAATGTACACCCGCCGTTTATGCCTCCAGACATAGCAAG CTACGAAGAAAAGAAGCAATTTCAGCGTATCCTGTTGCTGGCCGTGGCGTACGCAGCCAGTATCGGTGGCACAGGATCACTGGTCGGAACTTCGCCGAATCTTCTGCTGTGGGGAGTTCTAGAGGA CTTATACCCGCATGTCACTCAACTCACATTTGCTACGTGGATGTACTACAATGTTCCTCCCATGCTGTTATGCGTCACGTTCGCGTGGCTTTACCTGTACCACTGTCATGTCCCTAAGAG GTACCACGGAGAGAAGGCAGATCACAATGCCATACTCAGGTCTATTCGGATATACTACCATAATCAAGATGGCATGAC GTTTCACGAAGCAGCTGTCTTCATCATATGGAGTCTTACGATACTAGTATGGTTCCTGCGAGACCCGTACTTTTTTTCCGGGTGGACATCACTCTTCACCCTCAAAGA AAAAGTGCACGGCGCGACACCGGCGTTCTTTTCGGTCGCACTTTTATTCCTGATTCCCGCGAGGCCCATGCACGAAGCAAGCGGCCCCTCGCTCACAGAGTGGTACGTTGTCCAAAGGAAGACAGCGTGGGATGTCCTGCTTCTTATGGGAGGAAGTTATGCTCTGATCAGGGCATCGGAG ATGTCCGGCCTATGTTCCGCAGTGGGATCTTTCTTCGCCTTCTTGGACTTCGTACCGAGGGTACTGCTTGTG GTGCGAGCACTCCGCATTCACCCTCTTCACTTGATGCTTCCGGTCACCGTATCCGTCTCGTACGCTTTCGTATCCCCTCTGTCAACACTGTCCAACACTATTGTCTGCGACCACGGCAGCATAGAGGCTTCTTTTATG GCTCGAACAGGGATTGTCGTGAACATCTTCTGCATTGCTGTTCAATCTATTTGCGTTCATACTGTAGGAGTATTGATATTCCACATAAACGATCTACCGCCTTCGATAGAAGGCACCAATTCGACGGCAATAACGTCGCCGAAGTACTCAAGAGCTGGAGAGGGGAAAACAAAATGGTTCTTCCCAGCATACGGTTTATGA
- the LOC135371242 gene encoding Na(+)/citrate cotransporter-like isoform X1 has translation MGQNCAIFVKSNKNNSTEHLPSSSLLVQSFFFRTTRVPVPQVFQRSIMAEHLSTFFWANWRRLMAFFVPIILLPMFVVYDSKESRCAYGFVLISIFWIFQLVHTAVTSLLPVFIFPMLGILTTADISEPYMKDAIMMYLANMILTSAVEHCNLHYRTALTILLGVGASTKRMMLGLMLASMFLSMWVRNNVVTLMFLPIVDCVVSEISKKAVGAPAQRRSVTLDHAFKSGMDETGEDREESQKAMGPPCVHEENVQPPFNPDQNVQPPFNPDQNVQPPFMPQENVHPPFMPPDIASYEEKKQFQRILLLAVAYAASIGGTGSLVGTSPNLLLWGVLEDLYPHVTQLTFATWMYYNVPPMLLCVTFAWLYLYHCHVPKRYHGEKADHNAILRSIRIYYHNQDGMTFHEAAVFIIWSLTILVWFLRDPYFFSGWTSLFTLKEKVHGATPAFFSVALLFLIPARPMHEASGPSLTEWYVVQRKTAWDVLLLMGGSYALIRASEMSGLCSAVGSFFAFLDFVPRVLLVVIMCVLTTICTEVVGSATAASILLPLMAAFVRALRIHPLHLMLPVTVSVSYAFVSPLSTLSNTIVCDHGSIEASFMARTGIVVNIFCIAVQSICVHTVGVLIFHINDLPPSIEGTNSTAITSPKYSRAGEGKTKWFFPAYGL, from the exons atGGGACAGAACTGCGCCATTTTTGTGAAGTCGAACAAGAACAACAGCACTGAGCACTTGCCATCGTCATCATTGCTCGTGCAATCGTTCTTCTTCCGCACTACCCGGGTGCCGGTGCCACAGGTCTTCCAGAGAAGCATTATGGCAGAACATCTGTCCACGTTCTTCTGGGCAAACTGGCGGAGGCTAATGGCGTTCTTCGTGCCCATCATCTTGCTGCCTATGTTCGTCGTCTACGACTCCAAG GAAAGCCGGTGTGCGTACGGCTTCGTCCTCATCTCCATCTTCTGGATTTTCCAGCTGGTCCACACTGCTGTCACATCCCTTCTTCCAGTTTTCATATTTCCGATGCTTGGAATTCTCACGACGGCCGACATTTCTGAACCATACATGAAG GATGCCATAATGATGTACCTAGCAAATATGATCCTGACCAGTGCTGTGGAACATTGCAACCTCCACTACAGGACAGCGCTTACCATCCTCCTTGGTGTTGGAGCCAGCACAAAGAG GATGATGCTCGGCCTAATGCTCGCCTCCATGTTCTTGTCAATGTGGGTACGAAATAACGTCGTAACACTTATGTTCCTGCCAATTGTTGACTGCGTAGTGTCGGAGATTTCCAAGAAAGCAGTTGGAGCACCTG CTCAACGAAGAAGTGTAACCCTCGACCACGCATTCAAATCTGGCATGGATGAAACGGG GGAGGACAGGGAGGAGAGCCAGAAAGCAATGGGGCCACCGTGTGTGCATGAAGAAAACGTGCAGCCACCGTTTAATCCTGACCAAAACGTACAGCCACCGTTTAATCCTGACCAAAACGTACAGCCACCGTTTATGCCCCAAGAAAATGTACACCCGCCGTTTATGCCTCCAGACATAGCAAG CTACGAAGAAAAGAAGCAATTTCAGCGTATCCTGTTGCTGGCCGTGGCGTACGCAGCCAGTATCGGTGGCACAGGATCACTGGTCGGAACTTCGCCGAATCTTCTGCTGTGGGGAGTTCTAGAGGA CTTATACCCGCATGTCACTCAACTCACATTTGCTACGTGGATGTACTACAATGTTCCTCCCATGCTGTTATGCGTCACGTTCGCGTGGCTTTACCTGTACCACTGTCATGTCCCTAAGAG GTACCACGGAGAGAAGGCAGATCACAATGCCATACTCAGGTCTATTCGGATATACTACCATAATCAAGATGGCATGAC GTTTCACGAAGCAGCTGTCTTCATCATATGGAGTCTTACGATACTAGTATGGTTCCTGCGAGACCCGTACTTTTTTTCCGGGTGGACATCACTCTTCACCCTCAAAGA AAAAGTGCACGGCGCGACACCGGCGTTCTTTTCGGTCGCACTTTTATTCCTGATTCCCGCGAGGCCCATGCACGAAGCAAGCGGCCCCTCGCTCACAGAGTGGTACGTTGTCCAAAGGAAGACAGCGTGGGATGTCCTGCTTCTTATGGGAGGAAGTTATGCTCTGATCAGGGCATCGGAG ATGTCCGGCCTATGTTCCGCAGTGGGATCTTTCTTCGCCTTCTTGGACTTCGTACCGAGGGTACTGCTTGTGGTAATAATGTGTGTTTTGACTACCATCTGCACAGAAGTGGTCGGTAGCGCAACTGCTGCAAGCATCCTACTCCCACTAATGGCGGCCTTC GTGCGAGCACTCCGCATTCACCCTCTTCACTTGATGCTTCCGGTCACCGTATCCGTCTCGTACGCTTTCGTATCCCCTCTGTCAACACTGTCCAACACTATTGTCTGCGACCACGGCAGCATAGAGGCTTCTTTTATG GCTCGAACAGGGATTGTCGTGAACATCTTCTGCATTGCTGTTCAATCTATTTGCGTTCATACTGTAGGAGTATTGATATTCCACATAAACGATCTACCGCCTTCGATAGAAGGCACCAATTCGACGGCAATAACGTCGCCGAAGTACTCAAGAGCTGGAGAGGGGAAAACAAAATGGTTCTTCCCAGCATACGGTTTATGA
- the LOC135370366 gene encoding Na(+)/citrate cotransporter-like isoform X2 — protein MGRWICTAFIIRNWHRVLALASPIALALIFLISDSKEARCLYGILIIIIFWMFELLPLPVTSLLPVFIFPSLGILTTTESTAPYMQDVVMMLLGSMILAMAVDHCNLHYRIALRILLHTGTSTMRVLLGFMLSTVLLSMWLNNTATALIVVPIADAVSLEIGRRGHMTSRTYESGPADESWRERLLSVNPLSTPLFELQPTSTVNQHHPQSTSVDYTMSPELRELQNAILLGVTYATSIGGTGSIFGTSPNYVFLGLVEQQYPEQTDVSLATWMIYNVPPMLVCTLFAWLYVYYYLVPRRYHGCDTDGVDLRFAILKQYDELGHMTFHEGAVLAIFALTATAQFFRDPVFFPGWSSHFALANKIRDATPSMLGVCLLFLIPARPRKNFPGPALLNWPSVQRKMPWGIVLFVGGSFSVAAASEASGLPLTVASKLAALKGLPSVALVAIMTTLTSAITEVCSNTATASVMLSVSSYMARAIRIHPLYLMIPVTVAASFSFVLPAGTPPNTLVYHHGRMNIYYMVRSGLIMNAGCIFIEMIFITTFGFWIFDLKTFPSWADSRNYTSVLHYT, from the exons ATGGGCAGGTGGATCTGCACTGCATTCATTATCCGCAACTGGCATAGGGTACTCGCCCTTGCATCGCCTATCGCCCTGGCTCTCATTTTCCTCATCAGTGACAGCAAG GAAGCGCGATGTCTGTACGGCATCCTCATCATAATCATTTTCTGGATGTTCGAGCTGCTGCCTCTGCCTGTCACCTCCTTGTTACCAGTCTTCATTTTCCCTTCGCTCGGTATCTTGACAACAACGGAGTCCACGGCTCCGTACATGCAG GATGTAGTCATGATGTTGCTCGGCAGTATGATATTGGCCATGGCTGTGGACCATTGCAACCTGCATTACAGGATTGCACTTCGTATCCTGCTGCATACTGGGACAAGTACCATGCG TGTGTTGCTGGGCTTCATGCTGTCGACGGTCTTGCTGTCCATGTGGTTGAACAACACAGCCACAGCCCTCATAGTCGTCCCCATCGCAGACGCCGTCAGTTTGGAGATTGGTAGGCGAGGTCATATGACCTCGCGGACATACG AGTCGGGTCCTGCGGATGAGTCCTG GAGAGAACGTCTATTGTCAGTCAACCCTCTATCCACCCCACTCTTTGAGCTCCAGCCCACGTCCACTGTAAACCAGCATCACCCACAATCAACGTCTGTCGACTACACAAT GTCACCAGAGTTGAGGGAGCTTCAGAACGCGATCCTTCTCGGCGTGACATACGCCACTAGTATCGGGGGCACCGGTAGCATTTTTGGCACGTCGCCGAACTACGTGTTCTTGGGGCTAGTTGAACA GCAATACCCTGAACAAACGGACGTATCGCTTGCCACGTGGATGATATACAACGTACCACCCATGCTCGTGTGCACACTGTTTGCGTGGCTCTACGTCTACTACTACCTTGTACCTCGCAG GTACCACGGCTGCGATACCGATGGAGTCGACCTACGCTTCGCCATTTTAAAGCAATACGACGAACTGGGGCATATGAC GTTCCACGAGGGTGCTGTCCTGGCCATTTTCGCCCTAACAGCCACGGCGCAGTTTTTCCGGGATCCCGTCTTCTTTCCTGGGTGGTCTTCGCACTTCGCCTTGGCGAA CAAAATACGTGACGCTACGCCAAGCATGCTGGGCGTGTGCCTCCTCTTCCTGATTCCGGCGAGACCCAGAAAGAACTTCCCTGGTCCAGCCTTACTGAACTGGCCGTCTGTCCAACGAAAGATGCCCTGGGGCATTGTCTTGTTCGTGGGAGGAAGTTTCAGTGTAGCTGCCGCATCCGAG GCATCGGGACTACCACTGACAGTTGCCTCAAAACTTGCAGCGCTGAAAGGCCTGCCCAGCGTCGCCTTGGTGGCAATAATGACAACTCTGACCTCCGCCATCACAGAAGTGTGCAGTAATACGGCTACAGCCAGTGTTATGCTTTCGGTTTCAAGTTACATG GCTAGAGCTATCCGAATTCACCCCTTGTACTTGATGATACCAGTCACAGTCGCTGCTTCCTTCTCGTTCGTTTTGCCAGCGGGAACGCCTCCTAACACTTTGGTCTATCACCACGGCCGGATGAACATTTACTACATG GTTCGCTCCGGGTTAATTATGAACGCCGGCTGCATCTTTATCGAAATGATATTTATCACCACATTTGGATTCTGGATCTTCGACCTGAAGACGTTTCCGTCTTGGGCTGATAGCCGAAATTATACATCAGTGTTGCACTATACCTGA
- the LOC135370366 gene encoding Na(+)/citrate cotransporter-like isoform X1 — MGRWICTAFIIRNWHRVLALASPIALALIFLISDSKEARCLYGILIIIIFWMFELLPLPVTSLLPVFIFPSLGILTTTESTAPYMQDVVMMLLGSMILAMAVDHCNLHYRIALRILLHTGTSTMRVLLGFMLSTVLLSMWLNNTATALIVVPIADAVSLEIGRRGHMTSRTYESGPADESCCRRERLLSVNPLSTPLFELQPTSTVNQHHPQSTSVDYTMSPELRELQNAILLGVTYATSIGGTGSIFGTSPNYVFLGLVEQQYPEQTDVSLATWMIYNVPPMLVCTLFAWLYVYYYLVPRRYHGCDTDGVDLRFAILKQYDELGHMTFHEGAVLAIFALTATAQFFRDPVFFPGWSSHFALANKIRDATPSMLGVCLLFLIPARPRKNFPGPALLNWPSVQRKMPWGIVLFVGGSFSVAAASEASGLPLTVASKLAALKGLPSVALVAIMTTLTSAITEVCSNTATASVMLSVSSYMARAIRIHPLYLMIPVTVAASFSFVLPAGTPPNTLVYHHGRMNIYYMVRSGLIMNAGCIFIEMIFITTFGFWIFDLKTFPSWADSRNYTSVLHYT, encoded by the exons ATGGGCAGGTGGATCTGCACTGCATTCATTATCCGCAACTGGCATAGGGTACTCGCCCTTGCATCGCCTATCGCCCTGGCTCTCATTTTCCTCATCAGTGACAGCAAG GAAGCGCGATGTCTGTACGGCATCCTCATCATAATCATTTTCTGGATGTTCGAGCTGCTGCCTCTGCCTGTCACCTCCTTGTTACCAGTCTTCATTTTCCCTTCGCTCGGTATCTTGACAACAACGGAGTCCACGGCTCCGTACATGCAG GATGTAGTCATGATGTTGCTCGGCAGTATGATATTGGCCATGGCTGTGGACCATTGCAACCTGCATTACAGGATTGCACTTCGTATCCTGCTGCATACTGGGACAAGTACCATGCG TGTGTTGCTGGGCTTCATGCTGTCGACGGTCTTGCTGTCCATGTGGTTGAACAACACAGCCACAGCCCTCATAGTCGTCCCCATCGCAGACGCCGTCAGTTTGGAGATTGGTAGGCGAGGTCATATGACCTCGCGGACATACG AGTCGGGTCCTGCGGATGAGTCCTG TTGCAGGAGAGAACGTCTATTGTCAGTCAACCCTCTATCCACCCCACTCTTTGAGCTCCAGCCCACGTCCACTGTAAACCAGCATCACCCACAATCAACGTCTGTCGACTACACAAT GTCACCAGAGTTGAGGGAGCTTCAGAACGCGATCCTTCTCGGCGTGACATACGCCACTAGTATCGGGGGCACCGGTAGCATTTTTGGCACGTCGCCGAACTACGTGTTCTTGGGGCTAGTTGAACA GCAATACCCTGAACAAACGGACGTATCGCTTGCCACGTGGATGATATACAACGTACCACCCATGCTCGTGTGCACACTGTTTGCGTGGCTCTACGTCTACTACTACCTTGTACCTCGCAG GTACCACGGCTGCGATACCGATGGAGTCGACCTACGCTTCGCCATTTTAAAGCAATACGACGAACTGGGGCATATGAC GTTCCACGAGGGTGCTGTCCTGGCCATTTTCGCCCTAACAGCCACGGCGCAGTTTTTCCGGGATCCCGTCTTCTTTCCTGGGTGGTCTTCGCACTTCGCCTTGGCGAA CAAAATACGTGACGCTACGCCAAGCATGCTGGGCGTGTGCCTCCTCTTCCTGATTCCGGCGAGACCCAGAAAGAACTTCCCTGGTCCAGCCTTACTGAACTGGCCGTCTGTCCAACGAAAGATGCCCTGGGGCATTGTCTTGTTCGTGGGAGGAAGTTTCAGTGTAGCTGCCGCATCCGAG GCATCGGGACTACCACTGACAGTTGCCTCAAAACTTGCAGCGCTGAAAGGCCTGCCCAGCGTCGCCTTGGTGGCAATAATGACAACTCTGACCTCCGCCATCACAGAAGTGTGCAGTAATACGGCTACAGCCAGTGTTATGCTTTCGGTTTCAAGTTACATG GCTAGAGCTATCCGAATTCACCCCTTGTACTTGATGATACCAGTCACAGTCGCTGCTTCCTTCTCGTTCGTTTTGCCAGCGGGAACGCCTCCTAACACTTTGGTCTATCACCACGGCCGGATGAACATTTACTACATG GTTCGCTCCGGGTTAATTATGAACGCCGGCTGCATCTTTATCGAAATGATATTTATCACCACATTTGGATTCTGGATCTTCGACCTGAAGACGTTTCCGTCTTGGGCTGATAGCCGAAATTATACATCAGTGTTGCACTATACCTGA